The following are encoded together in the Bos indicus isolate NIAB-ARS_2022 breed Sahiwal x Tharparkar chromosome 29, NIAB-ARS_B.indTharparkar_mat_pri_1.0, whole genome shotgun sequence genome:
- the DRD4 gene encoding D(4) dopamine receptor encodes MGNRSAADADGLLEERAPGTGVGAGGPGAAAALVGGVLLIGAVLAGNSLVCMSVAAERSLQTPTNYFIVSLAAADLLLALLVLPLFVYSEVQGGVWLLSPGLCDALMAMDVMLCTASIFNLCAISVDRFVAVAVPLRYNRQSSGGRQLLLIGATWLLSAAVAAPVLCGLNDARGRDPSVCRLEDRDYVVYSSVCSFFLPCPLMLMLYWATFRGLRRWEAARRAKLHGRAPRRPSGPGPPAPDASQATDAAPAPDSGPTPDADPAPDAVAPPEANAAEPPPQARRRRRAKITGRERKAMRVLPVVVGAFLLCWTPFFVVHITRALCPACAVSPRLVSAVTWLGYVNSALNPVIYTIFNAEFRTVFRKAFRLCC; translated from the exons ATGGGGAACCGCAGCGCCGCAGACGCGGACGGGCTGCTGGAGGAGCGCGCGCCCGGCACGGGCGTCGGCGCCGGGGGccccggggcggcggcggcgctggTGGGGGGCGTGCTGCTCATCGGCGCGGTGCTTGCGGGGAACTCGCTCGTGTGCATGAGCGTGGCGGCCGAACGGTCCCTGCAGACACCCACCAACTACTTCATCGTGAGTCTGGCGGCCGCCGACCTGCTCCTCGCCCTGCTAGTGCTGCCTCTCTTCGTCTACTCCGAG GTGCAGGGCGGCGTGTGGCTGCTGAGCCCGGGCCTCTGCGACGCGCTCATGGCCATGGACGTCATGCTGTGCACGGCCTCCATATTCAACCTGTGCGCCATCAGCGTGGACAG GTTCGTGGCCGTGGCCGTGCCCCTGCGCTACAACCGCCAGAGCAGCGGCGGCCGGCAGCTGCTGCTCATCGGCGCCACGTGGCTGCTgtcggcggcggtggcggcgccCGTGCTGTGCGGCCTCAACGACGCGCGCGGCCGCGACCCCTCCGTGTGCCGCCTGGAGGACCGCGACTACGTGGTCTACTCGTCCGTATGTTCCTTCTTCCTGCCCTGCCCGCTCATGCTGATGCTCTACTGGGCCACGTTCCGCGGCCTGCGGCGCTGGGAGGCAGCCCGCCGCGCCAAGCTGCACGGCCGTGCGCCCCGCCGGCCCAGCGGCCCCGGCCCGCCCGCGCCGGACGCCAGCCAGGCCACCgacgccgcccccgcccccgatTCCGGCCCGACCCCCGACGCCGACCCCGCCCCGGACGCCGTCGCGCCCCCGGAAGCCAATGCGGCCGAACCCCCGCCTCAGGCCCGCAGGAGGAGACGTGCCAAGATCACAGGCCGGGAGCGCAAAGCTATGAGGGTCCTGCCGGTGGTGGTCG ggGCCTTCCTGCTCTGCTGGACGCCTTTCTTCGTGGTGCACATCACGCGGGCGCTGTGCCCCGCGTGCGCCGTGTCCCCGCGGCTGGTCAGCGCGGTCACCTGGCTGGGATACGTCAACAGCGCCCTCAACCCCGTCATCTACACCATCTTCAACGCCGAGTTCCGCACCGTCTTTCGCAAGGCTTTCCGCCTCTGCTGCTGA